One window from the genome of Cryobacterium sp. GrIS_2_6 encodes:
- a CDS encoding alkaline phosphatase family protein — protein sequence MKTMHKKAAAVAAVATAILLAGSAVTPAMADDARNSGHDSSGDAAEVGHDATHGAAKSMKHVLLLSVDGLHQKDLDWYVRAHPTSALAELVKSGTSYTNAQTPVPSDSFPGLVGQLTGGNPGTTGIYYDDTFNRALLPAGTTNCAAATPGAEVAFTEAADTNPNALDAGAGLAGLPASILSMTGHPDTLLNPAALPVDPATCKPVYPHQNLKVNTVFEVAKSAGLPTAWSDKHPAYEILNGPSGKGVDDLFTPEINSQATAPYSAGDWTKDNAATQQYDGYKVQAVLNEIAGKDHSGTAAAPVPAIFGMNFQAVSTAQKLPTSDGMTGGYLLGGTVPGALLRKALDGVNSSIAQFQSALDRDGLKKSTTIILSAKHGQSPTDPAALTRVPDAAIIDGLTAEWKAAHPAGADLVAFSTDDDIMQLWLSDRSAAAVLFAKDYLSTHTAGGNTLAGAAKTVTSSGLDRIYAGDKVAGYFGTTNNDPRYPDILGIAQTGVVFTGGTSKIAEHGGASADDRNVPLVVSGSGDHAQTVTSTVETTRIAPTILTLLGLDPHNLQAVQIEGTKALPQD from the coding sequence ATGAAGACCATGCACAAGAAAGCGGCTGCTGTGGCGGCGGTCGCCACCGCCATCCTCCTTGCCGGGTCGGCGGTAACCCCGGCGATGGCCGATGATGCCCGGAATAGCGGGCACGACAGCTCGGGCGATGCGGCTGAGGTCGGGCACGACGCGACCCACGGTGCAGCCAAGTCGATGAAGCATGTGCTGCTGCTCTCGGTCGATGGCCTGCACCAGAAAGACCTCGACTGGTACGTGCGGGCGCACCCGACGTCCGCGCTGGCCGAGCTGGTCAAGTCCGGCACGAGCTACACGAACGCCCAGACCCCCGTGCCCTCCGACTCCTTCCCGGGCCTGGTCGGTCAGCTCACCGGCGGCAATCCCGGTACGACGGGCATCTACTACGACGACACATTCAACCGGGCACTGTTGCCCGCTGGCACGACGAACTGCGCCGCGGCAACTCCGGGTGCTGAAGTTGCCTTCACCGAAGCTGCGGACACCAATCCGAACGCACTGGACGCCGGCGCTGGACTCGCGGGTCTGCCGGCCAGCATCCTGTCCATGACCGGCCACCCCGACACGCTCCTGAACCCAGCGGCGCTACCTGTGGATCCCGCCACCTGCAAGCCCGTCTACCCCCACCAGAACCTGAAAGTGAACACCGTTTTCGAAGTCGCCAAGAGCGCTGGCCTCCCGACCGCCTGGTCGGACAAACATCCCGCGTACGAAATCCTCAACGGCCCCTCCGGGAAGGGCGTCGACGACCTCTTCACTCCCGAAATCAACAGCCAGGCGACCGCCCCCTACAGCGCGGGGGACTGGACCAAAGACAACGCCGCGACCCAACAGTACGACGGCTACAAAGTGCAGGCGGTCCTGAACGAGATCGCCGGCAAAGACCACTCCGGTACCGCGGCGGCACCGGTTCCCGCGATTTTCGGAATGAATTTCCAGGCCGTGTCCACCGCCCAAAAGCTGCCCACATCCGACGGAATGACCGGCGGGTATCTCCTCGGCGGCACCGTGCCCGGTGCGCTGCTCCGCAAGGCCTTGGACGGGGTGAACTCCTCCATTGCACAGTTCCAGTCAGCCTTGGACCGGGACGGCCTCAAGAAATCGACCACGATCATCCTCTCCGCCAAGCACGGCCAGTCCCCAACCGATCCAGCCGCGCTCACCCGCGTGCCAGACGCTGCCATCATCGACGGATTGACTGCCGAGTGGAAGGCGGCGCACCCCGCCGGGGCCGATCTGGTCGCGTTCTCCACTGACGACGACATCATGCAGCTCTGGCTGTCCGACCGTTCAGCGGCCGCGGTTCTCTTCGCGAAGGACTACCTGTCCACGCACACCGCCGGAGGAAACACCCTCGCCGGCGCAGCCAAAACGGTGACTTCCTCCGGTTTGGATCGCATCTACGCGGGCGACAAAGTGGCGGGGTACTTCGGCACGACGAACAATGACCCGCGATACCCGGACATTCTCGGTATCGCCCAGACCGGTGTCGTCTTCACCGGCGGCACCTCGAAAATCGCCGAACATGGCGGAGCAAGCGCGGATGACCGCAACGTTCCACTTGTTGTCTCCGGATCAGGCGACCACGCACAAACCGTCACCTCCACGGTCGAAACGACACGGATCGCCCCCACCATCCTGACCCTGCTTGGCCTGGATCCCCACAACCTGCAGGCCGTCCAGATCGAAGGAACCAAAGCCCTGCCCCAGGACTAA
- a CDS encoding PASTA domain-containing protein translates to MHADSFVATAVLAAQAATIKDKALPPESKTWRATAQDKAAGIAIARKTVISLTLEWPGASVPSLVGLTNAQAESALKEIGFSPKLEIANPSDWPVYKQDPASGSALLWGSTVTYAVQRPTSGTIEFRVTGNGSAATVTWIPPRTFSVQQATDASLPGSQTFDNYSTTSSS, encoded by the coding sequence GTGCACGCGGACTCCTTCGTCGCGACGGCGGTTCTTGCAGCTCAAGCCGCCACAATCAAGGACAAGGCACTACCACCGGAATCGAAGACATGGCGTGCCACCGCGCAGGACAAGGCGGCAGGGATCGCCATTGCCCGAAAGACCGTGATTTCGTTGACACTCGAATGGCCCGGCGCCTCAGTCCCGTCCCTGGTCGGTCTGACGAACGCGCAGGCGGAGTCGGCGTTGAAGGAAATTGGCTTTAGCCCAAAGCTCGAGATCGCGAACCCGTCCGACTGGCCGGTCTACAAACAAGACCCCGCATCTGGGAGCGCGCTGCTTTGGGGATCAACAGTCACATACGCCGTGCAACGGCCGACATCCGGCACCATCGAGTTCCGTGTTACAGGGAATGGATCCGCAGCAACGGTCACCTGGATTCCACCGAGGACATTCTCGGTGCAACAAGCGACGGATGCATCACTTCCAGGGAGCCAAACCTTTGACAACTATTCGACCACGAGCTCAAGCTAG
- a CDS encoding (S)-acetoin forming diacetyl reductase → MARTENGKVALVTGGGQGIGQAVAERLHADGFRVAIADLNLETATAVAQSLGGKDGGAIALHVNVSDRDSVFAAVEQAVTELGGFDVIVNNAGIAPTSPIEEITPESIAKIFSINFNGVVWGIQAATKAFKELGHGGKIISAASQAGHVGNPGIALYSATKFAIRGLSQTAARDLAQFGITVNTYAPGIVKTPLMEELAKKVATDAGKPEEWGWDQFTNGITLARLSEASEVAGVVSFLSGPDSNYITGQSILVDGGMVFN, encoded by the coding sequence ATGGCACGCACAGAAAACGGAAAAGTAGCACTCGTCACCGGTGGCGGACAGGGAATTGGGCAGGCAGTTGCTGAGCGGCTCCACGCCGACGGCTTCCGGGTAGCTATCGCCGACTTGAACCTCGAGACCGCAACCGCAGTCGCCCAATCTCTTGGCGGCAAGGACGGCGGCGCAATCGCCCTGCACGTCAATGTTTCCGACCGAGACAGCGTGTTCGCCGCGGTCGAGCAGGCCGTCACTGAACTCGGAGGCTTCGACGTAATCGTCAATAACGCCGGCATCGCCCCGACATCACCGATCGAGGAGATCACCCCCGAGAGCATCGCGAAGATTTTCTCCATCAACTTCAACGGTGTGGTGTGGGGCATTCAGGCAGCCACGAAGGCGTTCAAAGAGCTCGGCCACGGGGGAAAAATCATTAGTGCCGCCTCCCAGGCCGGCCACGTCGGGAACCCCGGCATTGCGTTGTACTCGGCCACGAAGTTCGCCATTCGTGGTTTGTCCCAGACAGCGGCCAGGGACCTTGCCCAGTTCGGCATCACGGTCAACACCTACGCCCCCGGCATCGTCAAGACGCCCCTCATGGAGGAACTGGCGAAAAAAGTAGCAACCGACGCGGGCAAGCCCGAAGAGTGGGGCTGGGACCAGTTCACCAACGGCATCACTCTCGCCCGCCTCTCCGAAGCCTCCGAGGTCGCCGGCGTCGTCTCCTTCCTGTCCGGTCCCGACTCCAACTACATCACCGGACAGTCGATCCTCGTCGACGGCGGAATGGTCTTTAACTAA
- a CDS encoding amino acid transporter, with the protein MRVDSRSASVVAFRTWMLKGLVDRRAGHLGPLAVDVERTHPWWRVMCLTGVDYFSTLGYQPAIAALAAGLLSPIATIVLVVLTLAGALPVYRRVARESFAGSGSIHMLERLLPWWAGKLFVLVLLGFAATDFMITITLSAADTSAHAVENPFAPAWLHGQEVPLTLLLVALLGGVFLRGFKDAIGIAVALVVVYLALNLVVVVVAVVQVAGHAAVITDWWAALSAQHGNPFVMVGIALLVFPKLALGMSGFETGVAVMPQITGDRNDTPENPVGRIRGTKRLLTTAAVIMSGFLIASSLVTTLLIPQQAFQPGGAANGRALAYLAHEYLGPVFGSAYDVSTICILWFAGASAMAGLLNLVPRYLPRYGMAPQWAAAVRPLVLVFTGIAFLITWVFQASVDAQGGAYATGVLVLMTSASVAVTLSARRKQQRWATIGFGVISTVLVYTTVVNVIERPDGVRIAGLFILGIMITSLLSRLRRSFELRATSVVLDSPATDFVMADADDYDVIRIISHEPDEDTEVEYRNKSRDERRYGHIPPGSPIIFLEVYPSDSSDFEEDLRVRGIAKHGYRILQVTSGNVPNTIAAVLLEIRDQTGLIPEIYFEWTQGNPISNMFKFLFTGMGEIAPVTREVLREAEPNAKRRPYVHVS; encoded by the coding sequence ATGCGGGTGGATAGTCGTAGCGCATCCGTTGTTGCATTTCGGACGTGGATGCTGAAGGGTCTGGTCGACCGACGGGCTGGTCATTTAGGCCCGTTGGCCGTTGATGTCGAACGGACTCACCCGTGGTGGAGAGTGATGTGCCTGACGGGTGTTGACTACTTCTCAACGCTCGGTTACCAGCCTGCGATCGCGGCGCTTGCCGCTGGACTGCTTTCGCCGATCGCGACGATTGTGCTCGTCGTTCTGACTCTTGCGGGAGCGCTGCCGGTCTACCGGAGGGTGGCGCGGGAGAGTTTCGCGGGGTCTGGGTCGATTCATATGCTCGAACGGCTCCTGCCTTGGTGGGCGGGCAAGCTTTTCGTGTTGGTCCTGTTGGGCTTTGCTGCCACTGACTTCATGATCACCATCACTCTGTCGGCCGCGGACACGTCGGCTCACGCGGTGGAAAACCCATTCGCACCGGCCTGGCTGCACGGTCAGGAAGTCCCGCTGACGCTGTTGCTGGTGGCCCTTCTGGGCGGCGTTTTCCTCCGCGGATTCAAAGACGCGATCGGGATCGCGGTGGCCCTGGTGGTGGTGTACCTCGCGTTGAATTTGGTCGTGGTCGTGGTCGCGGTCGTTCAGGTCGCTGGACATGCGGCCGTGATCACCGACTGGTGGGCTGCTCTGTCCGCCCAGCACGGAAATCCATTCGTCATGGTCGGGATCGCGTTGCTTGTCTTTCCGAAGCTGGCCTTGGGGATGTCCGGATTCGAAACCGGTGTTGCCGTGATGCCGCAGATCACGGGTGACCGCAACGACACACCAGAAAACCCGGTCGGGAGAATTCGCGGCACCAAACGGCTCCTGACCACGGCTGCGGTCATCATGAGCGGCTTTCTGATTGCGTCGAGCCTGGTCACGACGTTGCTGATCCCGCAGCAGGCCTTCCAGCCGGGCGGCGCAGCGAACGGGCGCGCCCTCGCGTATCTGGCCCACGAGTACCTAGGGCCCGTGTTCGGGTCCGCCTACGACGTCAGCACGATCTGCATCTTGTGGTTCGCGGGCGCGTCGGCCATGGCGGGCCTGCTGAACCTGGTTCCCCGGTACCTGCCGCGGTATGGGATGGCCCCGCAGTGGGCGGCCGCGGTCAGGCCGCTCGTGCTGGTTTTCACCGGGATCGCGTTTCTGATCACGTGGGTGTTTCAGGCCAGCGTCGATGCGCAGGGCGGCGCCTATGCGACTGGGGTCCTGGTTTTGATGACGTCCGCGTCGGTCGCGGTGACTCTCTCGGCCCGGCGGAAACAGCAACGGTGGGCCACAATCGGATTCGGCGTGATCTCGACGGTTCTCGTCTACACCACCGTCGTGAACGTGATCGAACGGCCCGACGGCGTCCGAATCGCCGGGCTTTTCATACTGGGCATCATGATCACGTCGTTGCTCTCGAGACTGCGCCGCTCGTTCGAACTCCGGGCCACGTCGGTCGTCCTTGACTCGCCGGCCACGGATTTCGTTATGGCCGACGCAGATGACTACGACGTCATCCGGATTATCTCTCACGAACCCGACGAGGACACCGAGGTCGAGTATCGCAATAAGAGCCGTGACGAGCGCCGTTACGGACACATTCCGCCGGGCTCACCGATCATCTTCCTCGAGGTGTATCCCTCGGACTCGTCCGACTTCGAAGAGGACCTCCGAGTCCGGGGGATCGCCAAACACGGCTACCGGATACTCCAAGTCACTAGCGGCAACGTGCCCAATACGATCGCTGCCGTGCTGCTGGAGATCCGAGACCAGACCGGGTTGATTCCCGAGATCTATTTCGAATGGACTCAAGGTAACCCGATCTCGAACATGTTCAAGTTCCTCTTCACCGGAATGGGCGAGATCGCCCCGGTGACCCGGGAAGTACTCCGCGAAGCTGAACCCAACGCCAAACGGCGCCCCTACGTGCACGTCAGCTAA
- a CDS encoding Nramp family divalent metal transporter, translating into MPWPPRRCSDLIADVRNAMTVEELPESVPPGADIASERTGQGNGKRNPVSRFFGLLGPGLVTGAADDDPSGIATYSQAGATYGNSMLWTVPLTLPLMMAVQEICDRMALATGQSLGALIRRRFSRGFRVAIGILLALLIIANCLNLAADLNAIGQGMNLLHAGPAFVWSAIAGIAIVVAVTAGSFAMIGRIFKWLCMVLLVYVGVLFVSNVDWADVARGLIGGQVQFSPAYFGLIVGVLGTTISPYMFFWQSAQRIEELRAEKRGGDHAPALDERPRPEAVRRLRNGRVDVFTGMAFSVLIMFAIIASSAATLGAHNTPVTSAAEAAQALEPIAGNYAGILFALGFIGSGVLAVPVLAASGAAGMAGLLNKNWGLDRSPRRAPLFYALLGVGIIAGTILAIVSTDPIGLLVLSAIVNGIAAGPFLIVMMLISRDRTIMGKYRNGKLAATMGWTATAIMCVAGAYGIWYTLNGN; encoded by the coding sequence ATGCCTTGGCCACCTCGGCGCTGCTCGGATTTAATCGCTGACGTGAGGAACGCTATGACGGTCGAGGAATTGCCTGAAAGTGTCCCGCCGGGCGCGGACATTGCCTCGGAACGGACCGGTCAGGGAAACGGAAAGAGAAACCCGGTTTCGCGTTTTTTCGGTCTCCTTGGTCCGGGTTTGGTTACGGGTGCCGCCGATGATGACCCGTCAGGGATCGCGACGTATTCTCAGGCCGGCGCCACGTATGGCAACAGCATGTTGTGGACGGTCCCTTTGACGCTTCCGTTGATGATGGCTGTGCAGGAGATCTGTGACCGGATGGCCCTAGCCACCGGGCAGAGCCTTGGCGCGCTGATCCGTCGACGCTTTAGCCGCGGATTCCGGGTTGCGATCGGGATTCTTTTGGCCTTGCTGATCATTGCGAATTGTCTGAACCTGGCCGCGGACCTGAACGCGATCGGTCAAGGCATGAACTTGCTGCACGCGGGACCCGCGTTTGTGTGGTCCGCGATCGCCGGTATCGCCATTGTTGTGGCAGTGACGGCGGGGTCCTTCGCGATGATCGGCCGGATCTTCAAATGGTTGTGCATGGTTCTTCTGGTCTACGTCGGTGTTCTCTTCGTTTCCAACGTAGATTGGGCCGACGTTGCCCGTGGCCTCATCGGCGGGCAGGTCCAGTTCTCCCCGGCGTACTTCGGTTTGATCGTCGGGGTCCTGGGTACCACCATCTCCCCGTACATGTTCTTCTGGCAGTCCGCGCAACGCATCGAGGAACTCCGCGCCGAAAAACGTGGCGGCGATCACGCGCCGGCCCTGGACGAGAGGCCAAGGCCGGAAGCGGTCCGACGGCTACGCAATGGACGAGTGGACGTGTTCACCGGGATGGCGTTTAGTGTGCTGATCATGTTCGCCATCATTGCCTCCTCCGCAGCCACCCTCGGCGCACACAACACCCCCGTCACCAGCGCTGCCGAGGCAGCCCAAGCACTCGAACCAATTGCCGGCAACTACGCCGGTATCCTCTTCGCTCTGGGTTTCATCGGCTCTGGGGTGCTCGCGGTGCCCGTGCTCGCCGCATCCGGCGCTGCGGGTATGGCAGGGCTTTTGAACAAGAACTGGGGTCTTGACCGGTCCCCCCGGAGAGCACCCCTGTTCTACGCCCTCCTCGGCGTTGGTATCATCGCCGGCACCATCCTCGCTATCGTCTCCACAGACCCGATCGGACTTCTCGTGCTCTCCGCGATCGTGAACGGCATCGCCGCCGGCCCGTTCCTGATCGTGATGATGCTCATCTCCCGCGACAGAACCATCATGGGTAAATACCGAAACGGCAAGCTCGCCGCAACCATGGGCTGGACCGCCACCGCAATCATGTGCGTCGCGGGCGCATACGGCATCTGGTACACCCTCAACGGAAACTAA